AATGAAAAACTAAAAAACAGGATGATTGTTTAACCAAGTGTTCAGTTTTGTACCACCCGCACCAGGCACCAGCTACTGTTACTTAGAAACCAATAAATTACATTTCTTTTTAATTATTAACAGGGGGTACCAACTCGCTAAGGGTGTACCAAGAATCTTTATAAGATAAAACCCATTGGTTGGCTACGCCCCTAACCAAATTAGTACCCCCATTAGTGTCTATGTTTTTCTTTGACCAGGAACTTTTGAGTATGTGAAAAAACTAAAACAATTCCTCATTTGACCAAAAGTCAAAGGTTAGTATAAAACTGACCATGAATTGTCATCTTTCATCATACCTGTAagcaaaaagataaaataaaactaGGGGTATTTATGTCACTTATGGAATAAAACCATCGGAAAAAAAGTGAAACTTGTTTCAAGTCACTTCTCAACTCCAACTTCCAACTCAAAATCACCATAAATGATGATGTGAATCCCTTTAAAAACCCCAAACTATTCCAATCCCACTATCCCACTCCATACTCACAAATCTCATCGGTTTCATCAAGATTATACAGCCATGggctatttttcttcttcatcctcaATCTTTGTATTGACTCTAGTCATTCTGTTCTGTTCTATTCAATCATCATCAGCTCAAATTACAGTCTTATCATCACCATCTGGTATTAAGGAATCGGAATTTGCTTATTCTTCAGATGCTAGTAAAGTTACTCTAGCACTTCACTATGAAACTCTGTGTCCCTATTGTTCAAATTTCATGGTGAATTATTTACCACAAATTTTCACAAATGGACTCATTGATATCATCGATCTGCAACTCATTCCTTATGGTAATGCCAAAATTACTTTTGACAAAGTCATCACCTGCCAGGTATATATATCTCTACTCTAAATCTTCTTGAAGATAATTtccatatttttgatgatttgttcTCAAAATCATTTGATAAGAAAGGTTCTCAAATTCATTTGATAAGAATGAGATTTATGATCTGATTTGATAAAAAAATCTACGGATGCTCAAGCTTTTGAAATTATTGTTGTGTGAATGATTGCAGCATGGACCAACTGAGTGTGAATTGAACACAGTGGAAGCATGTGCACTGCAAGTCTGGCCTGCTCAGGTAACCCAACATTTGTGTTTGTCTTTTGATCTCTCAGAGTTCTATGTTTGATGTTAGGTGATTGAAGAACATGCAAATTGTACTTTTTACTCACACTAGTTTGAATTTGTGATGCAGGATAAGCATTTCAATTTCATTAATTGTGTGGAGACCTTTGTTTACAACGGCCAGCAATCTCAATGGAAATCTTGTTACTCAAAATTGGGCTATGAAgagcaacctattaatgaatgcTACAACAGTGGGTTGGGACAACAGGTATAAACTATAAACTGTTGTTGACTTGTGTTTCATTTTAAATTGAAGCTTTGGGTTTTGTTGGATTCCTTGTTATGCTTATGAAAAAAATTAGATCTCTATGTTATATGTTTGGCGTGGTTAAAGCTGATTGGCACATGAGGAGCCTAGTCGCTAAACTGTAAGGTTTAAGTAAATAACATGTGTTCTAGTACTTTTGCTGATCATTGCAAGATGGCTCAATGAAAGATGAAATGAGTAAACTGCAAGGAAAAAGATTGTTGCTATGTTGGAAAGTTGATATAGGAACAGGGCATTCTAGTTATTCGGATCTGGGCAGTAGCTGATGTGGTAAATATGCCTTAAAACGAATTGCCTTCCTTACCAGCACAATGAGATGTGTGATTTTGCATCCTTCTTTAAGCTCCTTTATGACAAATTTTTCAGTCATGAGAATCCAGTTATGGCTATCTATTTGCGAACTCTATCTGAATTTAACCAATCTGAACTATATCTCAAGTTTAGGATAGCTAATTTGACATTGTGCACATCTTTGTTGTGCAGCTTGAGTTAGGATATGCAAAGGCTACAGGGGCTCTTAACCCCCCTCATAAATATGTTCCATGGGTGACCGTCAATGATGTTCCCCTTTATGATGTAAGTTAGCTCCCTCTTGTTCTCGCTTTTTTCATATGTGAACACAAAACTTAATAAGGTTCCTTGAAAATGACTATATCTCTTTTTGCAGGATTATCGCAGCTTCCAAACATACGTCTGCAACGCCTACCAAGGCACTAAGCCAGCAGCTTGTCAAGGACAGCGAATGGATATCATCCCTAATGCTAATTCAAACCAAATGCTTGAAGTTACTTTCATGGAGGAAACATCTCCAACAACTAATATCAAGTCTCCGATGGCTAAAGCAAGGCGCCAAATGAAATTCTGAGTAATATATCGAAATGCTCCCAACATTACGGATATAAGATTCATACATATCAATACTTGATGCCAGTCTTCCTTCTGTTTTAGATATCATTTTGTACATAGTGGGCATCTTATTCTAAATAATCGCAGTGTTGAAGAATTGTTGGGACTATATATAACAGTGTTATTTGTTTTGAATCAAATGGATATTGATTTACCAGTAGAAGTGGTTTGTAGCTGTGATTATTTGTTTGAGAGGTTACAGAGTTTGAGCATTTGTGTGTTTAGGTTAATAGAAACTGCTGGTATTAGTATTCTAGTTGAGTTAGTAGAACGAAATTACCCGTCTAGCTCAGTTGGTTGGCAGAGCTGAAGGCTCTTAACCTTGTGGTCGTGGGTTTTCGAGCCCCACGGCCACGGTGGGCGTTTATgttttttctctccatttcattttGCTTTCCGGTGGGGTTCGAGGGGCTGTTaaacttttgtttctttttttccatttcattttgttgaccggaaagctagcaaacctcacttACTTGGTTGAGCCTGGCATAGTTAGCTAGAGACTGATCACGGGAGGTTATAATCAATATATGGGAAATCATCAATAATACTAAGATTAAGCTCTGGAAATATCATGATTTCGCTTATTACTGAAGCGTGAGCGTTTCACCACCTCGAGATGTTTCATCGTAGAATACAAGACATTCCCaatcaaacaaatacaacatTACTTGATCAGACCAACTCAATACGCGTGTAGGAGGGTTATTACTAGTACTAGTCTCAATTAATTACTACTCTAGAGACTTACTAAGACATTTTGGGACTGTGATAGATTTGACTTTAGGTACATAATTTGGGTCAGTAAATAAATTCTACAACATCGTTTGTTAATGGGTCGGGTCACTAAGGTGGACATTTTTGAAACAAAACATGTTGGATCTGCGTAACAAAGTGTTACAAAGAGTGTAGCGAAACATCCTTAATCGTTTTCGCACCACGTCTAGAAGTAGAATCTTACGTATTCGAGGACACACGGGAAACTGAAGGAGTACTAGCGGCTAGATATACGCCATAATTAAGATTAGTTGTAATTTTGTTGTGCCCATCTTATTCAGATATTTAAGAGGACTAATGAATCAACGTCATTTTCAGCTCAATTAGTTTAGGCTTAATGTAAGACGTAGACACGCACATTGAAGAGCAAGACAGATTCAAATTCCACTTCAAGCCCAAAACGTACCCCTATTTATATCAGTGCACTGAACAAACACATCTTTTGAAAGAAAATGGGAATTTAAAAaaatgccacacttccaatttgcgGTTTAAGAAAGTGCCACTGTTTTTTTTAGAATTAATAAAATGCCACAACCGTCACATTTTCCGTCAGGACCCACCAAACCAGTCTATAACAGTTGAACAAGTCAAAAAAAGTATTCATCTTTACCTATTTACCCTCGATCTTTAGAGATATCGCATaaaaaacatagaaaagaaaATCCGATCTCGTTCTTGTCTATTAGATTCACTATTCACTTAGGTTTTGACGGAGAACCAAAATCCtaactttttctcttcttcttcttctccttttctcCAGTATATATTTATTGTTTAGATAGATGATTAATTAAGGAATTGATTGAATAGTGGAATTTAGGGGTTAATTAAGGGGTTGATTAATATGGGCTATGGAGCGGCATCGGAGTCAGCAAGAGTGGTGAGATGATTGAGCTGTTGTAATCGGTGCAAGGAGAGATTGAAGTAAGAATGAAGGGGTAATTTCAATTATAGAGAAGTGCAGTACGTGGTTTCAATTCATCGTCTTGTCGATGGAGCAAAGACGAGACTTGGTTTATGGATCTGTCTCTTGATTAAATGGTGAAGTTCGGGTGGAATTGAGTTTGGGGTTAATGCATGGACTGAGATTCAGTCGAATGAGAAGTGGATGGACTGTTAGCTCGTGTCAAAAGGGCATGATTTGTTTGAGAAATTATCGCAGTGAGAATCATGGGTAAGATGGCCTGTCTCGCTAATGCACAACTGTGAAGAAGATAATTGGTTGTTTTTTGTGGGTCTCGAATGCGTTTCGCTGAAGTGGTGTTGCTCGTGTTAGTTGTCTCTGAGGAGTAGAAAACATGAGGACAAATGGAAGGTGCTTATGAAGTCGAGCAATAGAAAGGATGGCCGTCTGGGAAGTTTGCAGCCGTGAATACAGTTGGAATCAACTCCATCAACTAATGATTGCAGGCAATAGAGAGTAGTTTGGTATGGATGGTTGAATTCTTATTTGGGGTTTTGGTTGGATTAGTCGTGAATGGTAGCTGTCTACAGATCCTGGATGAGAATGGAGGTGCTTCCGAGTTCAAGACGATGGTGTACATCGACTCCAAAGGGATGTATTCTGAAAGTTGACGCTGACATAAGGGGCCAGTTATACCTGAGTTCTTGATTTTTATGGTTATTATCGACTTTGGTTGCGAGTTACATATgagttcttgatttgatttagcTCCAACTCACGACTCAACTTGCTAATGACTAGCAATGATGACTTGATTTAACTCACTACAGTGTGATGATTCGAGGGCGTAAATGTCTTTTACTAAGCTAAATTACTGTCACCTATGCTCTAACGGATGTTAACCGTTTTTCGGAAAAAAAGTGGATGGAAAGGATCAaatgtgtggcattaaataaattctgaaaaaaataatggcactttcttaaacatcatattgaaagtgtggcactttattaaaatccccccAAAAAATATTCCTTCCTTCTTAAGATCTTCAAAACGTGCCTATCAATTTTCTAACGCTTTATAACCAATATAAACTTCGCATAGAAAAAGAGTTGATGTGGGTCTCCCACCAACCATAATCCAAGTTTACATTAAAAACACGACTAGCTTTTGCCAGAATATGGTTCAACTTGGAAGCATGCATGATGCGTGTAGGAGGTAATCCATGCAAGAAGGAAAGGACAGTTGTGATGATATGTGCACGTAACTCTCAAGTCTCTTCCGATAAAATAATCTCTAAAGTCTCAAAATTTTCAACTAATAGCGTATTTGGATACAGTTCTGTTTTTCCAGAAGTCGAAGTCAGAAGCAGAATTATTTTACTTCACAAAAAATTAACTTGTCGACTTCTAAAATTTGTTTTAAAATTCAACAACCAAACTGATTTATAAAACTACTTCAGATATGCTATCCAAACAGCCTATAAGTTGGCAACAAAACCTATAAGTACAAAATCCTCCTTACCATTGGTTTGGAACACCCCCAACCAAATTGATAACCCCATCAACATCCTTTTCTTGTGATCAGTAAAATTCTAAATTTGACTTTTGAGTAAGTGTAAAAACATTAACAACCCCCTTGGCCATTTGACCAGAAGTCAAAACTTAGTATAAATATGAACCAAAAGTCAAGTTTGACCATACCAGTAAAGCAAAAATGAAGCATAAAATAGGGGCATTTATGTAATTTAAATCATAAAGCCAGTATgtattgagaagaagaaagaaacttgTTTCAAAGTCCATTCTCAACTCCAACTTCCAACATAAAATCACCATAAATGATGATGAGAATCCCTTTAAAAACCCCGAAGCAGGTTTCagaactttttattttattttttttttacagaaaAGATATCCGGACACCAATGATACATTGATAGATCAGAAGGAAAAAAACCGAAGTAAATCTGTTATCACTTATGCAGTTAAACCGAAGTAAATCAGTTTAACTATTTCCGATGCCTTCGTTTCTGTTCAACTCTCAGCCTGTTTTTGTCGTCCCATTCTCTTTCATAAAGTTGGTCACTATCACAACGGGTTATCTTGCTGGCAGCCTCTTTACCATGCATTTTCGGCGAAGGTTCCTCCATGAAACCTGCTCGTTGGATCGCTGAAGGATTCCGTTCTGCCCGTTCCCTCCCATCGTACAATGACTGTGACATATTAACAGAAGGGGAAGGGAGGGGTAGCGCTCCCGTTGGATACTCACCGACGTCAGAAGATGATAGGTGGTCTCGCTTAAGTTTCCTCCTCTTCGATGCTGCATTTGTGTCCAAGTCATCCTTCGGAATGTttactttttcttctcttcttcgttttGCATCATCCGAAGCTAAAGAAATCTCCTCCGACCGTCTACGGTCTTTTTCTTCATGTCTAGGGGAGAGCCTTTGCATGTGTCTTGTATTACTGACCTTTCTATCGGCATCTTCATCTCTCCGGCTACTGCTAACTGATTGGGGAACCATATGTGAAGGCAGAGGCGGTGGTGAAGGCAAGTTTTGTCTGTTAAAACGGTCATTGAGATGGGAGGATTTTTGTAAAGGCGACTCACTGTAACGAAGTTTACTCCTATCATCCTTTAGTTTTTTGACTCAGTCAAAATTCCTTCATGGACTCTTTCAATTGAACGTCCTCTTCCATGTCTTTCCATTGACCTATCCATAGGCCTTTCACTGGATGATGTTACTGGAGGATTAGCATGTCTAGTGAAAGGTTTAACACATTTATTTTCATCCTTAATTCCGTCATGTTTAGACTGTTTTGTAAGAGAAGCAATTGGAGCCTTCAGCTCAGAGTCCCCAGTCTTTTGAGCAACTTTAGCCATGGTCTCATCACATTGGCCTTTTCTAGGTTTTAGATCAACATAACCCATACAGAATTTTTCATCTGTAACCCACAAACTCTTTCGTGAAGCCAAAGCTGCAGCAACACCTGTAGCCAATACCTTGAGGTCCTCTCTTTCATCCCCTTTAACTTTAGCTACCCGCTTTTCAAGATTAATCCCACTTTTTCGAGTAACTGGGAAAACACTTGAAATTTTTGTCAACATAATAAGAGCATTTCGAATTTCCATGTACTCATTTGATTCCAGGCACTGTATCAGCAATCGAGTTATTCTACAGCTCCATTTCCAGTGTACTCTGACGAACTGGCTATATGTGACGCGTTGGCTGTTTGGGTATCTGTAGGAGACGGCAAACCCTGGCATATTTCCACACTCACGTTCATATGTTGACTCCTTCTTCTTCCAATGATAAGCCATCTCTAAAGTCTCAAACAAAAACCTTCCAAGTCTGCCAGCTTCGTATTCGGTGCAACAGCAGATCATTGGTTGTAAGGTCTTGCATATTAGGACATCAATATGATTAACAGTGTTAAAAAATGGGGTGCCAAGAGAATGTAGAGTGCGCACAAACTGGGCACAGTAAACAGCATCTGGCATGCTGAAAATGCATCGAGGAAAAATACAGCGCTGAAGAAATTCCATATTAATTTTCAGAGTATCAGGACAGGAGCTCAGCCACTTGTCTTTTTCCCGGGAAAGCCGCTGGCGCACAGATGCAGCATTTTCCTCATGTTTGCGGAGTTCATAGGTCAAACGATCTAGCAACTCTTGAATGCGTTCCTTATCCTTTTTCCTTTTGGTAATAGCCGAACTAGAGTTGTCTGAAAGTTCTTCTAATGCTTTAAGAGCAGCATGTTGCTTTGTGATTTCAGAATCGTAACGACTTTTAGGAACATATAGATCATAAAGTGTGAGTCCCCAAAATGTGGCATATAGATCGGGAGATAAGCTATTCCACGCTTCCGCAGGCAACATTTCTTTGACTGTATCAAGAAGCTCTGACCACATGATAGGCTTGCGCGGGTAACCAAGATCCAGAACCAGTTCACTAGTCAGGATTGAAGATTCAGACTGCGCGTTTGACACAGTTGTCGGCTTGTCGCTTTAAGATTATTACACGGCCAGAATACATCAGGATCAGAGCCACTTGCACACTTAAACAGCCTCATGACAGGACGATATATTAAGAATGCCACCTCTGGGTCAAGGTGGTATTTGTGCACAAGATCCTCTAGCGGAGGTATCAGTTGAGCATAGGCAGTAGTTGGAGTTAGAGCACTGTTCAGAAACTCCACATATTGCAAAAGAGTCCCATGACACCTATC
This genomic stretch from Papaver somniferum cultivar HN1 chromosome 5, ASM357369v1, whole genome shotgun sequence harbors:
- the LOC113284199 gene encoding gamma-interferon-responsive lysosomal thiol protein-like, which gives rise to MGYFSSSSSIFVLTLVILFCSIQSSSAQITVLSSPSGIKESEFAYSSDASKVTLALHYETLCPYCSNFMVNYLPQIFTNGLIDIIDLQLIPYGNAKITFDKVITCQHGPTECELNTVEACALQVWPAQDKHFNFINCVETFVYNGQQSQWKSCYSKLGYEEQPINECYNSGLGQQLELGYAKATGALNPPHKYVPWVTVNDVPLYDDYRSFQTYVCNAYQGTKPAACQGQRMDIIPNANSNQMLEVTFMEETSPTTNIKSPMAKARRQMKF